A genomic window from Clostridium aceticum includes:
- the rimM gene encoding ribosome maturation factor RimM (Essential for efficient processing of 16S rRNA): MKYLKVGKILNTHGLKGEMKIFSLTDYDERFEELKWVYIEGYEEKFYIDKVKYRPKDILLSFKNYEDINQVEKFKGKYLLINESQKRDLPEDTYYIADIVGLEVYTLSGDYLGKVVQVLQAGSNEVYIIKDENGKEVMIPAVKEFMPEISLEKGKIIVTPIEGMIE; this comes from the coding sequence ATGAAATATTTAAAAGTTGGTAAAATATTAAATACCCATGGACTAAAGGGTGAAATGAAAATATTTTCTTTGACAGATTATGATGAACGATTTGAGGAGCTAAAATGGGTCTACATAGAAGGCTATGAAGAAAAGTTTTATATTGACAAAGTAAAATACCGGCCAAAAGATATCCTATTATCCTTTAAGAACTATGAAGATATTAATCAAGTAGAAAAGTTTAAAGGAAAGTATCTGCTTATCAATGAAAGTCAAAAGAGAGATTTACCAGAGGATACTTATTATATCGCAGATATTGTTGGATTAGAGGTATACACCCTAAGTGGTGATTACTTAGGAAAAGTGGTTCAGGTATTGCAAGCAGGCTCTAATGAGGTGTATATCATCAAGGATGAAAATGGTAAAGAAGTAATGATTCCTGCTGTGAAGGAATTTATGCCGGAAATTTCTTTAGAGAAGGGTAAAATCATCGTTACTCCAATTGAGGGAATGATAGAATGA
- a CDS encoding KH domain-containing protein, which produces MGQLVEIIAKALVDHPEEVTVTEVEGNQSIIVELKVAPEDMGKVIGKQGRIAKAIRTVVKAAATKDNKRVIVEII; this is translated from the coding sequence ATGGGTCAATTAGTGGAGATAATTGCTAAGGCACTAGTAGATCATCCAGAAGAAGTTACTGTTACAGAGGTAGAAGGTAACCAATCAATTATTGTAGAACTTAAAGTAGCCCCAGAAGATATGGGAAAAGTCATTGGTAAGCAGGGAAGAATTGCAAAGGCCATTAGAACAGTGGTTAAAGCTGCTGCTACTAAAGACAACAAAAGAGTTATCGTAGAAATTATTTAA
- the rpsP gene encoding 30S ribosomal protein S16 has translation MAVKIRLKRMGSKKKPFYRIVVADARAPRDGRFIEEIGFYNPVSQPKEFRIDNDKATKWLNDGAQPTDTVKDLFKKNGIIE, from the coding sequence ATGGCAGTAAAAATCAGACTTAAAAGAATGGGTTCTAAGAAAAAGCCTTTTTACAGAATCGTAGTTGCTGATGCTAGAGCTCCTAGGGATGGTAGATTTATTGAAGAAATAGGATTCTATAATCCAGTTTCTCAACCAAAGGAATTTAGAATAGATAATGATAAAGCAACAAAGTGGTTAAATGATGGTGCACAACCAACTGACACTGTGAAGGACTTATTCAAAAAGAATGGGATTATTGAATAA
- the ffh gene encoding signal recognition particle protein, with translation MVFEGLAEKLQNTFKKLKSKGKLTEKDVSDAMREVKLALLEADVNFKVVKDFVQKVKERAIGAEVLESLTPGQQIIKIVNEELTELMGQTQSKLTFASKPPTVIMLVGLQGAGKTTTCGKLAGLLKKQGKRPLLIAGDIYRPAAIKQLQVVGGQVEVPVFTMGDKVSPVDIAKAGLEHGVNHGNDVIIIDTAGRLHINEELMEELQNVKSTIKPHEILLVVDSMTGQDAVNVAEEFNGKLGIDGVILTKLDGDTRGGAALSVRSVTHKPIKFVGLGEKLEDLEPFYPDRMASRILGMGDVLSLIEKAQASFDAEKARDLHNKIKTQQFTFEDFLEQLQQMKNMGPLSQILEMIPGVGGKQLKNLEVDEKELLHIQAIIQSMTKEERINPSMINGSRRKRIALGSGTTVQQVNRLMKQFEQTRKMMKQFTDMEKSAKKGGKFKFPFFGK, from the coding sequence ATGGTTTTTGAAGGATTAGCAGAGAAGCTTCAGAATACCTTTAAAAAGTTAAAGAGTAAAGGGAAGCTTACAGAAAAAGATGTATCGGATGCTATGAGAGAAGTGAAATTAGCTCTTTTAGAGGCAGATGTAAACTTTAAAGTTGTGAAGGATTTCGTGCAAAAAGTAAAGGAAAGAGCTATAGGCGCAGAAGTTTTAGAAAGTCTTACACCGGGACAACAGATTATAAAGATTGTTAACGAAGAGTTAACGGAACTGATGGGACAAACTCAAAGTAAACTCACCTTTGCTTCTAAACCGCCAACAGTAATTATGTTGGTAGGATTGCAGGGTGCGGGTAAAACAACCACTTGTGGTAAATTAGCAGGATTGCTAAAAAAACAAGGAAAAAGACCATTGTTGATAGCGGGAGATATCTATAGACCAGCGGCTATTAAACAGTTACAGGTAGTTGGAGGTCAAGTAGAAGTTCCTGTATTTACGATGGGAGACAAGGTGAGTCCTGTAGATATTGCAAAGGCAGGTTTAGAGCATGGTGTGAACCATGGCAATGATGTTATCATCATCGATACCGCTGGTAGACTCCATATTAATGAAGAACTAATGGAAGAATTACAAAATGTAAAATCAACTATCAAACCTCATGAGATTTTACTGGTAGTAGACTCTATGACTGGCCAAGATGCTGTAAATGTTGCTGAAGAATTTAATGGCAAGTTAGGAATAGATGGTGTAATTTTGACAAAGCTGGATGGCGATACCCGAGGTGGTGCTGCTTTATCTGTTAGGTCTGTTACCCACAAACCTATAAAATTTGTTGGACTAGGAGAAAAACTTGAGGATTTAGAACCCTTTTATCCTGATAGAATGGCCTCTAGGATCTTGGGCATGGGGGATGTTTTGAGTCTTATAGAAAAAGCTCAAGCTTCCTTTGATGCAGAAAAGGCAAGGGACTTACACAATAAAATTAAGACCCAACAATTTACCTTTGAAGATTTTCTAGAACAGTTACAACAGATGAAAAACATGGGTCCCTTGAGTCAGATTTTAGAGATGATTCCAGGCGTTGGCGGTAAGCAATTGAAAAATCTTGAAGTAGATGAAAAAGAATTGTTGCATATACAAGCCATTATCCAATCTATGACAAAGGAAGAAAGAATTAACCCATCTATGATTAATGGTAGTAGAAGAAAAAGAATTGCTCTTGGTAGTGGCACCACAGTACAGCAGGTAAATCGCTTAATGAAGCAGTTTGAGCAAACTAGAAAAATGATGAAGCAGTTTACTGATATGGAAAAGTCCGCAAAAAAAGGAGGGAAATTCAAATTTCCTTTCTTTGGAAAATAA
- the ylxM gene encoding YlxM family DNA-binding protein, whose amino-acid sequence MIEKKLEISMLYDFYSQLLTEKQRDMIDLYYNQDLSLGEIAEDLHVSRQAVYDTIKRTEKILYDYEEKLKLLHLFHSKMINIEKIQEKVFALEKKIDASASTEELKEEVSAIKLLFGELLNN is encoded by the coding sequence ATGATAGAAAAAAAACTAGAAATATCTATGCTTTATGATTTTTACAGTCAACTTCTTACAGAAAAACAAAGAGATATGATCGACCTGTACTATAATCAGGATCTATCCTTGGGAGAAATAGCTGAGGATCTCCATGTATCAAGGCAGGCAGTTTATGATACGATTAAAAGAACAGAAAAAATCCTTTATGATTATGAGGAAAAATTAAAACTCCTTCATTTATTTCATTCTAAAATGATCAATATAGAAAAAATTCAAGAAAAAGTATTTGCCTTAGAAAAGAAAATTGATGCCAGTGCATCGACAGAAGAGTTAAAAGAAGAAGTGAGTGCTATAAAATTGTTATTTGGTGAATTGTTAAATAACTGA
- the ftsY gene encoding signal recognition particle-docking protein FtsY, giving the protein MEEVVEKVSLFARLKEGLSKTKKGITDKIDVLIKSYQKIDEELFEELEEILITADLGVNTTMEVIDELRDTVKERKITDPQDIKKLLQEKLGEILDRLASSDLNIEPTPSIILVVGVNGVGKTTSIGKIAHKLKGEGKKVLLAAGDTFRAAAIDQLKIWGDRVGVDVIKHQEGSDPAAVIYDAIQAARARNVDVLICDTAGRLHNKKNLMNELGKVFKVVEREFPQATKEVLLVLDATTGQNAIQQAKTFKEVANISGLVLTKLDGTAKGGIVIAISKELDIPVKLIGVGEKMEDLQEFSSETFVKALFGEE; this is encoded by the coding sequence ATAGAAGAGGTAGTAGAGAAGGTTAGTCTATTTGCAAGGCTTAAAGAGGGGCTATCAAAAACGAAAAAAGGCATTACTGATAAGATTGATGTATTGATTAAATCTTATCAAAAAATAGATGAAGAACTCTTTGAAGAGCTAGAAGAGATACTTATTACAGCAGATCTTGGTGTAAATACAACAATGGAAGTAATTGATGAGTTAAGAGATACTGTTAAAGAACGAAAAATTACTGATCCTCAGGATATTAAAAAGCTATTACAAGAAAAGCTGGGGGAGATTTTAGATCGATTGGCTTCAAGTGATTTGAATATTGAGCCTACCCCTTCGATTATCCTAGTGGTAGGGGTAAATGGTGTTGGAAAAACCACATCTATTGGTAAGATTGCTCATAAGCTAAAAGGTGAGGGAAAAAAGGTGCTATTGGCAGCGGGGGACACTTTTAGGGCTGCTGCCATTGATCAGTTGAAAATATGGGGGGATAGAGTAGGTGTAGATGTAATTAAACATCAAGAGGGTTCAGATCCTGCTGCTGTTATCTACGACGCCATCCAAGCTGCTAGGGCTAGAAATGTAGATGTATTAATATGTGATACTGCTGGACGCCTTCATAATAAAAAGAATCTTATGAATGAGTTAGGTAAAGTATTTAAAGTAGTAGAAAGAGAATTTCCGCAAGCAACGAAGGAAGTGCTATTGGTGCTGGATGCTACTACAGGACAAAATGCTATACAGCAAGCTAAAACCTTCAAGGAAGTAGCAAATATTTCTGGCTTGGTTTTAACAAAGCTGGATGGTACTGCAAAGGGAGGCATTGTTATTGCTATTAGTAAGGAACTAGACATTCCTGTAAAGCTAATAGGTGTAGGAGAAAAAATGGAGGATCTACAGGAGTTTTCTTCTGAAACCTTTGTGAAGGCATTGTTTGGAGAAGAGTAA
- the smc gene encoding chromosome segregation protein SMC, with translation MYLKRLEVYGFKSFANKTEMSFEEGVTAVVGPNGSGKSNISDAIKWVLGEQSVKSLRGSKMEDVIFSGTSSRKPLGIAEVSLTLDNSSQALPVAYEEVTITRRMYRSGESEYYLNKSSCRLKDIRELFMDTGIGKEGYSVIGQGKIDEILSSKSEDRRQLFEEAAGIVKYKHRKHEAQKKLDNTKDNLTRLTDILQELQNQLEPLKNQSIKAKKYEELKEALLKLEVNLFIREIDKTDIELKQTHQQVEMLKKSLSLQTKEKDTHTSQLVEVQKKIDLREDEVQMYQDEFYHTQNEVGKKEGHINLNQEKLVHLAENTGRLKGEIEEIHRNTVKNTEELEAKLEIFNKMNTETEGMKKDLEKKVSEYEKAVQLSLLKEEDMENSKSYIIDALNDIADKKSEENSFKTLMNTMQQRIEQVEQDEIDYKRKKEEGKEKADALEGKLREITNALNHRNEEMNNGTAEKTKLEEKKSLAYKELERIKSEINHKSSKKSIIEEMEKGHDGYNKSVKNILRACEKDLTLGEGIYGVVANLLKVSKGYEIAVETALGPAIQNIVTRNEEDAKRLIRYLKKHNLGRVTLLPLTSIQKKHISQEELSILKRLSNVEVAIDRIVFNSDFTNVFSSLLSRVLIVPNLNTATEAAKALQYRFKIVTIDGDVMNVGGALTGGSSAFRGNSILGRKRELEELTESIAALKKEEKDLQTKYDECVEIIEGLDKRLKLLSKEHQEDQIQQATLKSKVQQAQEERKQIDGFIKQIERETTELIAAKKTTSDQYAKVHQEICEMEEKISHTKHTLQDGEKELLKEKQQREMLNNEITKIKISLASTKEQKKSISQDIEKIQAALKLNEIQLCEKEEEIAKNTKEDQYLQQQLNENKIHLETLQKNLEILQKKLEELKNDKQNLLEVQDQGRETVSQIEAVITDLNESVYKLDMKSTRLEMQQQTFYNKLWEEYELTYINAKEIKQEISEHLNITKEIKMLKDEIKELGPINLQAIEAYEDVKERHEFLGQQKDDLQKAREALVKVIKDMEDTMQKQFLEEFNKIKKNFNEVFVKLFGGGKAELILQEDKDLLNCGIEIIAQPPGKKLQSLSLLSGGERALTAIALLFGILLVKPTPFCVLDEIEAALDDANVNRFAKFLQDLSHHTQFIVVTHRKGTMENAGALYGVTMEEEGISKIVSVKLTDEIKKEIAS, from the coding sequence TTGTACTTAAAAAGATTAGAAGTTTATGGCTTTAAGTCCTTTGCAAATAAAACAGAAATGAGTTTCGAAGAAGGGGTTACTGCTGTAGTGGGGCCTAATGGTAGTGGAAAAAGTAACATTTCCGATGCGATCAAATGGGTTTTAGGAGAACAAAGCGTTAAGTCTTTAAGAGGTAGCAAAATGGAAGATGTTATTTTTTCAGGTACCAGTAGTAGAAAGCCTTTAGGTATAGCAGAGGTTTCCTTGACATTAGACAATAGTTCTCAAGCTTTGCCAGTAGCCTATGAAGAAGTAACTATTACAAGGAGAATGTATCGTTCCGGAGAAAGTGAGTATTATCTTAACAAATCCTCATGTAGATTAAAAGATATTAGAGAATTGTTTATGGATACAGGTATAGGAAAAGAAGGATACTCTGTTATTGGTCAAGGTAAAATTGACGAAATATTAAGTAGTAAATCAGAAGACCGAAGGCAGTTGTTTGAGGAGGCAGCTGGAATCGTCAAGTACAAGCATCGAAAGCACGAGGCTCAAAAAAAGCTGGACAATACAAAGGATAACTTAACAAGACTTACAGATATACTACAAGAGCTACAAAATCAGTTGGAACCTTTGAAAAATCAAAGTATAAAGGCTAAAAAATATGAGGAATTAAAAGAAGCCCTATTAAAATTGGAAGTAAATTTGTTTATAAGAGAAATCGATAAAACAGATATAGAATTGAAACAAACCCATCAACAGGTGGAAATGTTAAAAAAGTCCTTGTCCCTTCAAACAAAAGAAAAGGACACTCATACATCGCAATTAGTAGAAGTGCAAAAAAAAATAGATTTAAGAGAAGATGAAGTTCAGATGTATCAGGATGAATTTTATCATACGCAAAACGAAGTTGGTAAGAAGGAGGGGCATATTAACTTAAATCAAGAAAAGTTAGTGCATTTAGCTGAAAATACAGGGCGATTAAAGGGAGAAATAGAAGAAATTCATAGGAATACAGTCAAAAACACAGAGGAATTAGAAGCTAAACTTGAAATATTCAATAAAATGAACACAGAGACTGAGGGTATGAAGAAGGATTTGGAGAAAAAGGTTTCTGAGTATGAAAAAGCAGTTCAGTTAAGTTTATTAAAAGAAGAAGATATGGAGAATTCTAAATCCTATATTATTGATGCTTTAAATGATATTGCAGATAAAAAGAGTGAAGAAAATAGTTTTAAAACCCTAATGAATACAATGCAGCAACGTATAGAACAAGTAGAGCAGGATGAAATTGATTATAAAAGAAAAAAAGAAGAGGGAAAAGAAAAAGCCGATGCATTAGAGGGAAAGTTAAGGGAAATTACAAATGCTTTAAATCACAGGAATGAAGAAATGAATAACGGAACTGCTGAAAAAACTAAACTTGAAGAGAAGAAAAGCCTAGCATATAAAGAACTTGAAAGAATTAAAAGTGAAATAAACCATAAGAGCTCTAAGAAAAGCATCATTGAGGAAATGGAAAAAGGTCACGATGGATACAACAAAAGCGTCAAAAACATTTTGCGAGCTTGTGAGAAGGATTTGACACTGGGAGAAGGTATTTATGGCGTTGTAGCCAACTTGCTTAAAGTATCAAAAGGTTATGAGATTGCTGTTGAAACTGCTTTAGGTCCAGCGATTCAAAACATCGTTACAAGAAATGAGGAAGACGCTAAAAGGCTGATTCGTTATTTGAAAAAACATAACTTAGGAAGGGTTACTCTTTTGCCATTAACCTCTATACAAAAAAAGCATATAAGCCAAGAGGAGTTAAGCATTTTAAAAAGACTTTCCAATGTGGAAGTTGCTATAGATAGAATAGTATTTAATAGTGACTTTACTAATGTTTTTTCTAGCTTGCTATCTAGAGTGTTGATTGTTCCAAATCTAAATACTGCTACTGAAGCTGCCAAAGCACTGCAGTACAGGTTTAAGATTGTAACAATAGACGGAGATGTGATGAATGTAGGTGGTGCCTTAACTGGAGGAAGTTCAGCTTTTAGAGGAAATAGTATTTTAGGACGAAAAAGAGAGTTAGAGGAATTAACGGAATCAATTGCAGCGTTAAAAAAAGAAGAGAAAGACCTTCAAACTAAGTATGATGAATGTGTGGAGATAATTGAGGGTCTAGATAAAAGGTTAAAACTTTTATCCAAAGAGCACCAGGAGGATCAAATACAACAGGCAACATTGAAAAGCAAAGTACAACAGGCACAAGAAGAAAGGAAACAAATTGATGGATTTATTAAACAAATAGAAAGAGAAACGACAGAGCTTATAGCTGCTAAAAAAACTACTTCAGATCAATATGCTAAAGTACATCAAGAAATTTGCGAAATGGAGGAGAAAATTTCCCATACAAAACATACATTGCAGGATGGAGAGAAGGAGTTACTAAAGGAAAAGCAACAAAGAGAAATGTTAAATAATGAAATTACTAAGATTAAAATTAGTCTTGCTTCTACGAAGGAGCAAAAAAAATCCATCTCACAAGACATTGAAAAGATTCAAGCAGCACTTAAACTTAATGAAATACAGTTGTGTGAAAAGGAAGAAGAAATTGCTAAGAATACTAAGGAGGATCAATACCTACAACAGCAGCTTAATGAAAATAAAATCCATTTAGAAACACTACAAAAAAACCTAGAAATACTTCAAAAAAAGCTAGAAGAATTAAAAAATGATAAACAAAATTTATTAGAGGTGCAGGACCAGGGAAGAGAAACAGTAAGTCAAATTGAAGCGGTAATAACAGACTTAAATGAGAGTGTCTATAAACTAGATATGAAGTCTACTAGGTTGGAAATGCAGCAGCAAACCTTCTATAATAAGCTATGGGAGGAATATGAGCTAACTTATATCAATGCAAAGGAAATAAAGCAAGAAATTTCAGAGCATCTTAATATTACAAAAGAGATCAAAATGTTAAAGGATGAAATAAAGGAACTAGGACCTATTAACCTTCAAGCTATTGAAGCCTATGAAGATGTAAAAGAAAGACATGAATTTTTAGGACAGCAAAAAGATGATCTACAAAAAGCGAGGGAAGCATTAGTAAAAGTCATCAAAGATATGGAAGATACCATGCAGAAGCAGTTTTTAGAAGAGTTTAATAAGATTAAGAAAAACTTTAACGAGGTATTTGTTAAGCTCTTTGGTGGAGGTAAGGCAGAGTTGATCTTGCAAGAGGATAAGGATTTATTGAACTGTGGTATTGAAATCATTGCACAACCCCCGGGAAAAAAGCTTCAAAGTTTGTCTCTACTATCTGGAGGCGAGAGGGCTTTGACAGCGATAGCATTGCTATTTGGCATATTGTTGGTGAAACCCACTCCCTTTTGTGTGTTGGATGAAATAGAAGCAGCACTGGATGATGCCAACGTCAACAGATTTGCAAAGTTTTTACAGGACCTTTCCCATCATACCCAGTTTATTGTTGTAACTCATAGAAAGGGTACTATGGAAAATGCAGGTGCACTGTATGGGGTTACGATGGAGGAAGAAGGCATATCTAAAATCGTTTCTGTAAAACTAACAGATGAAATTAAAAAGGAAATAGCTAGTTAG
- a CDS encoding elongator complex protein 3 produces the protein MSKKNYIIPIFIPHQGCPHDCSFCNQKRIAGEIDEVTQKDVDQLIHHYLQLFPKDAVNKEVAFYGGSFTGIPIKNQLQLLKPAFEMKRLGRIHGIRVSTRPDYIDEERLDLLKRYGVCTIELGVQSTDDRVLDLNHRGHKREDVFYAAGLIKKYEFKLGLQMMVGLLGDDRDSIQKTAKDILSLKPDFVRIYPTIVIKDTHLETLYRQGKYAPFSFEETVVICKDLLLQFEENHIPVIRLGLQSTEDLADGKAIVAGPYHPAFREIVEGEIYKEIIEKKLKTVERDTGTSLIIYCHSSIVSKVAGFKQSNKKYLINKYGLSKVIIKHCLDMPKGEVKVLSIFDENL, from the coding sequence ATGTCAAAAAAAAATTATATTATTCCTATTTTTATTCCACATCAAGGTTGTCCTCATGATTGTAGTTTTTGCAATCAAAAGAGGATCGCTGGAGAGATAGACGAGGTTACACAAAAAGACGTTGATCAACTTATACATCATTATTTGCAGTTGTTTCCTAAAGATGCTGTAAACAAAGAAGTAGCTTTTTATGGTGGAAGTTTTACAGGAATCCCCATAAAAAATCAACTTCAATTATTAAAACCAGCTTTTGAAATGAAGAGATTAGGAAGGATTCACGGTATAAGAGTTTCCACAAGGCCTGACTATATTGATGAAGAGAGACTGGATTTACTAAAAAGATATGGTGTTTGTACTATTGAGCTAGGGGTTCAATCTACTGACGATAGGGTGCTTGATTTAAACCATAGAGGTCATAAAAGAGAAGATGTTTTTTACGCAGCAGGGTTAATTAAAAAATATGAATTTAAACTAGGTCTTCAAATGATGGTAGGCTTATTGGGGGATGATAGAGACAGCATACAAAAAACTGCTAAAGATATTCTCTCACTAAAGCCGGATTTTGTTAGAATTTATCCTACCATTGTTATTAAAGACACTCATTTAGAAACCTTATATCGCCAAGGAAAGTATGCACCTTTTTCCTTTGAAGAAACAGTGGTTATATGCAAAGACCTTTTATTACAGTTTGAAGAAAACCATATACCGGTGATTCGTTTAGGTCTTCAAAGTACTGAAGATCTTGCTGACGGCAAGGCTATTGTGGCGGGACCATACCATCCTGCCTTTAGAGAAATTGTTGAAGGTGAGATTTATAAAGAGATCATAGAGAAGAAGCTTAAAACCGTTGAAAGAGATACAGGAACTAGTCTAATCATTTACTGTCATTCCAGTATTGTTTCTAAAGTAGCTGGCTTTAAACAATCTAATAAAAAATATTTGATCAACAAGTATGGTTTGTCTAAAGTCATTATTAAGCATTGTCTCGACATGCCAAAGGGAGAAGTAAAAGTATTGTCAATATTTGATGAAAATCTTTAA
- the rnc gene encoding ribonuclease III → MPHINSHTEQYISKLQDTLNYKFKNIDTLKEALTHSSYANESKNKKIKYNERLEFLGDSVLSLVISEYIFLKYKHLPEGELTKVRANVVCEASLAAQGRQIDIGQYLFLGRGEEFTGGRHRESILADAFEAVIGAIYIDGGIEKAKAFILSHFLESIDLATKGTLFRDYKTHLQELLQSKTSQKISYNVVKEHGPDHNKSFDVEVLIGDKVIGRGSGKSKKEAEQRAAEEAIKRG, encoded by the coding sequence ATGCCACACATAAATAGTCATACGGAACAGTATATTTCAAAATTACAAGACACATTAAACTATAAATTTAAAAATATAGATACATTGAAAGAGGCTTTAACCCATAGTTCTTATGCCAACGAGTCAAAAAACAAAAAAATAAAATACAATGAACGACTAGAGTTTTTAGGTGATTCTGTTTTAAGTTTAGTAATAAGTGAATATATTTTTTTAAAGTACAAGCACTTACCAGAAGGAGAACTAACGAAGGTAAGAGCGAATGTTGTTTGTGAAGCTTCTTTAGCAGCACAGGGTAGACAAATAGATATAGGGCAGTACCTATTCCTTGGTAGGGGTGAAGAGTTTACAGGAGGTAGACATAGAGAGTCTATTTTAGCAGATGCCTTTGAGGCTGTTATTGGTGCTATTTATATAGATGGCGGCATTGAAAAAGCTAAAGCTTTTATTTTAAGTCACTTTCTAGAAAGTATAGACCTTGCTACCAAAGGTACATTGTTTAGGGATTATAAAACACATTTACAAGAGCTATTACAAAGTAAAACCTCACAAAAAATCAGTTATAATGTTGTCAAAGAGCATGGACCAGATCATAATAAGAGTTTTGATGTAGAAGTTCTAATAGGAGATAAAGTCATCGGTCGAGGTAGTGGAAAGAGTAAAAAGGAAGCAGAACAAAGGGCGGCTGAGGAAGCAATTAAGCGAGGTTAA
- the fabF gene encoding beta-ketoacyl-ACP synthase II: MKRRVVVTGLGCITPIGKGKEEFWKALTAGVSGIDYITKFDTTDHPTKIAAEVKDFQPEDYIDKKEARKMDRFTQFAIAASQLAVQDAQLNIEEIESERFGVILGSGIGGIETFEEQNLKFLDKGVKRISPFFIPMMITNIGSGQVSMFFNARGPNSTVVTACASSTNAVGEAFRVIERGDADIMITGGTEASITPLAMGGFCSLRAMSTFNEDPKKASRPFDLNRDGFVMGEGSGMLILEDLEHAIKRGARIYAEIVGYGMSADAYHITAPDPEGKGAARAMENALKDGNIPYNEVDYINAHGTSTPYNDKFETIAIKKVFKEHAKEMCVSSTKSMTGHLLGGAGGVEGMACVLAIYHSIVPPTINYETPDEDCDLDYVPNVAREKEVNYALSNSFGFGGHNATIAFKKYHP, translated from the coding sequence ATGAAAAGAAGAGTTGTCGTAACAGGGTTAGGGTGTATCACTCCTATAGGTAAGGGTAAGGAGGAGTTTTGGAAAGCACTTACTGCTGGGGTTTCTGGAATAGACTATATCACAAAGTTCGATACTACAGACCACCCTACAAAAATTGCAGCAGAGGTGAAGGATTTTCAACCTGAAGATTATATAGATAAAAAAGAAGCAAGAAAAATGGATCGATTCACTCAATTTGCTATTGCTGCCTCGCAATTGGCAGTTCAAGATGCTCAGTTGAATATAGAAGAAATTGAATCAGAAAGATTTGGTGTTATTTTAGGTTCAGGTATAGGTGGAATAGAAACCTTCGAAGAACAGAATCTAAAGTTTTTGGATAAAGGGGTAAAAAGAATCAGTCCTTTTTTCATACCAATGATGATCACCAATATTGGTTCTGGACAAGTGTCTATGTTTTTTAACGCAAGAGGCCCTAATAGTACGGTGGTTACTGCCTGTGCATCCTCTACTAATGCTGTTGGAGAAGCCTTTAGGGTGATTGAAAGAGGAGATGCCGATATTATGATTACCGGTGGGACAGAAGCCTCTATTACACCACTTGCTATGGGAGGATTCTGCTCATTAAGAGCAATGTCTACCTTTAATGAAGATCCTAAAAAAGCCAGCAGACCTTTTGATTTAAACAGAGATGGCTTTGTAATGGGAGAAGGTTCTGGTATGTTGATCTTAGAAGACTTAGAGCATGCTATAAAAAGAGGTGCAAGAATTTATGCTGAAATTGTAGGCTATGGCATGAGTGCTGATGCTTACCATATTACAGCTCCAGATCCGGAGGGAAAAGGTGCAGCTAGGGCTATGGAAAATGCTCTTAAAGATGGTAACATACCTTATAACGAGGTAGACTATATTAACGCTCATGGAACCAGTACCCCATACAATGACAAATTTGAAACGATAGCAATTAAGAAAGTCTTTAAAGAACACGCAAAAGAGATGTGTGTTAGCTCAACAAAATCCATGACGGGACACTTGTTGGGAGGAGCTGGTGGTGTAGAAGGTATGGCATGTGTACTTGCAATTTATCATAGCATTGTACCTCCTACAATAAACTATGAAACCCCTGATGAAGATTGTGATTTGGATTACGTGCCTAATGTAGCTAGGGAAAAAGAAGTTAATTATGCATTATCTAACTCCTTTGGCTTCGGTGGACATAATGCAACCATTGCTTTTAAAAAGTATCATCCTTAA
- the acpP gene encoding acyl carrier protein has product MMVFEKVVNIIREQLGVEDSQAITKETSLMADLEADSLDAVEIIMAIEDEFGVEIADDEAEGFKNIGDIVAYVEKNL; this is encoded by the coding sequence ATGATGGTATTTGAAAAGGTAGTAAATATTATTAGAGAACAATTAGGTGTTGAGGATAGTCAGGCAATTACGAAAGAAACTTCATTAATGGCGGATTTAGAAGCAGATTCCTTAGATGCTGTGGAAATTATTATGGCAATCGAAGACGAATTTGGTGTTGAAATAGCAGATGATGAAGCTGAAGGTTTTAAGAATATTGGTGACATTGTAGCTTATGTAGAGAAAAATTTATAA